CCTCCTGCAAAACCTGGACGGCGGCCTCGCCGGTGCAGTGGCAGGGGACGATGGCGGCGGGGTTCAGGGTGCGGAGCGTTTCCAGGGTGCGGGCCATTCGCTGTTCTCCGGCGTTGACCAGGTGGAAGCCGCCGATGAGCGCGCGCAGGGGCCGGCCGCCGGTCCGGTTGCGCGTCAGCATGAGCGTGTTCATCAACCCGGCGTGGCAGCAGCCGGTGAGCACGACAACGCCCTCCGGCGTCTCCATCCACAGCGACAGGTCGTCCGGGAGCAAGTCCGGCTTCGTGCCCTCGGGATCCAAAAAGAACGGCCCGCCCGTGTCCTCATAGGGGTTCCCCCGGGGCACGGGTCCGGTGATCCAGACGCCGGGGGTCGCCAGCACCGGCGCCGTCACCCGGCGCAGTTGTCCGGCGGGCAGGGCCGTCAGCGCCTCCCGCGCCGCCGGGGGCATCCCGATCTCGCGGGGCTGGCCGTCGCGCAGGGACCACCGCGGCACGAACACCCCGGGATGGCACCACACGGCGGCGCGCGGCGCGCGGGCCAGCGCGAGCGGCACGCCGCCGGTGTGGTCGTAGTGGCCGTGGCTCAGCACCACGGCCTCCACCCCCGACAGATCCGCGCCGAGGGCGTCCGCGTTGGCCCCGAGGACGGCGCCGGTCTGCCCCGTGTCAAACAGGATGCGCCGCCCGCCCGCCTCGACGAGGACGGCGAAGCCGTGCTCGACGGCGAGGCCCTCCCGGGCCAGGTTGTCCACGAGTAGCGTGATGTTGACTTCTTTCAGCATTCACCCGGCTCCTTGCGGCGGGCCCATGAACACGGACCCGCACGGACAAACCACCGACGTACACGGACACCCCGGCGCGCGAGCGCCCGACCCTGTCCGTCATTCCCGCGAAAGCGGGAACCCATCTTGTGTCAGCGGGTTATGCCGCGCGTCCAAGGCATGGACCCCCGCCTTCGCGGGGGTGACGGGAGGGGCGGATATCCAAGGATACCCGGTTGCCGCCTTTTCGTTGCTTTCTTGATGGGCCCTGTTCAAAGGGGAAACCAAAACAGCCCACAGGGCAGTCCGCAGATGCTCAATGGTCGCAGGCGTTCTGGCCCGTTTCCAGGGACTGGGCGAGGAAGGCCGCCACGAGGGTTTCCGGTTCCTCGGCGGGGGTGCCCGTCACGACCTCAATGCCCTGGGCGTCGAAGAGCATCAGGGCGCGCTGGCCCATGCCGCCAGCGAGGATGACATTCACCTTTTTCTCGCCCAGCCACCGGGGCAGCAGCCCGGGCTCGTGGGGCGGCGGGGTCACGTTTTCCCGCGAGAGGATCT
This region of Candidatus Hydrogenedentota bacterium genomic DNA includes:
- a CDS encoding MBL fold metallo-hydrolase; the protein is MLKEVNITLLVDNLAREGLAVEHGFAVLVEAGGRRILFDTGQTGAVLGANADALGADLSGVEAVVLSHGHYDHTGGVPLALARAPRAAVWCHPGVFVPRWSLRDGQPREIGMPPAAREALTALPAGQLRRVTAPVLATPGVWITGPVPRGNPYEDTGGPFFLDPEGTKPDLLPDDLSLWMETPEGVVVLTGCCHAGLMNTLMLTRNRTGGRPLRALIGGFHLVNAGEQRMARTLETLRTLNPAAIVPCHCTGEAAVQVLQEAFGEKATPGAAGMTLRF
- a CDS encoding ATPase — encoded protein: MRIAIPLADGRLAQHFGHCEQFALIDADPDTGKILSRENVTPPPHEPGLLPRWLGEKKVNVILAGGMGQRALMLFDAQGIEVVTGTPAEEPETLVAAFLAQSLETGQNACDH